The following proteins are co-located in the Hyalangium minutum genome:
- a CDS encoding RHS repeat-associated core domain-containing protein, producing the protein MFQTKKVWFQTTSSLLTLVTLQFLCMGELQRAQAAERAYGLRLAQAAKNLGIDPLQVSDPAAYDTKRGEETARRRKEALAELERLTRADEQKASKLLAQEQARRIKQATPDAEIREEVARARSLKLSPAALQERLAKRTPELAKAMRQRAATERQSGSRGSMLDLGRLKPLKPNPPAPRRKGTLGQRTPELDSFYASLEGESVSVELADGSSVALETALAGVPRAPVRLASVMTDLGLLMPLLGVLPEPAPEDLAETPETLRSPELKLLAQSLGNQPLALYNHVHTKVKTELYYGSKKGAAATLAEGAGNDFDQASLLIALLREAGVPARYEYTTVRLSAAQAQALTGAVDARTAAFVLSSSGIPAALTEDGKGVLTERAYVRAYVAYSDYRGTGRGGENLWVRLDPGLKRVQHSQGVDLRGLVSFDFNAYLGALTSDTPREIFERQLLDAAKLRNLCNTLDDALAKATVQEDLFRLLPAEHPAELVSEPLHFARPPQSFRHTVELSLGGEKATFELAELQGPRVALRYPGATPTDEAAIQTAGGITGVRPYAVRVAPSLRVNGQEAKRFSAVMPGVEQELTVKVTIPGDAPAVVKHSLIAGGVYAFMASAGATPVSQIQALRQQAQGLTGDERAEFEAHLALALYSHHKGADAARLFGLQRHRVLQDVIEGTAGKELKVQQVNGTPLSLAPGKYVLDVARDSVTPMPMDADFRYQAGLMRLAGHHGSALEHKVWEEVMSTVSVSAVRIIQASASQGVPVFRITPQDSSGRALLQGFSDLTMSRVDQALAAGWRITIPQHPTNYQQYINQEGYILENPVTGEGAYLIGELLNGGSNSGPGGSSGSSEGPACGCDEAVVNSTVNMATGNLREQWTDLTLPAVGLPITWRRTYASRGNGMTELGYGWMHSYGMYLRLELNGSLTYITEDWREVRFQKSGSTFTAPPGWYLTLTVLSDGYRLRTKEGLVYEFNSSRRLRSISEPGGSRVDILYANGLPSEVRDSDNEVALSFGYTDGKLTKVTDRANRTVRYAYEGDDLVGAVDVLNNMETYAYDDAHNLVRRTDKRGKVWVTLYDALDRWVGSINPLGHKASAFYDTVNRRAVYVDRLGNEWQREHNAAGNPVVLVDPLGNRTERQWDTAHNLTQEKDARSLVTERIYDTRGNMTEQRDPDGRVTKYTYDTAFNQVLTVEATGRPKVTNTYDTAGRLKTRTDGLGVASYGYDARGRLETFTKPGPAVTRMTYGSKGLPLTMTDPQQVTTTLTFNSAGYITETKDSDNKKHTFEVDAAGQVTAMVDALNARFESTYDAEGHRLTTKNPLLAVTTYTYDAVGRVTSVEDALNGVSRTEYDANGRVVALVDARNARTVMRYDAAGRHVETVLANGASTVLGYCAELTTQPCVQVDATGGLYRRDFDRMGRVLSEVDSLKRESRYEYDTAGRIKASSELGQAPTTYAYGSHGLLERVTKGDQSITYGYDGRGNRTSVTAGSQRTQYQYDLANRLQWEKNPLNVVTSYEYDGVGNRTAKVDGNSRRTTYAYDGNRRLKSVTFEDGSTYQYDYDEAGRRTLEKNGTHARTLEYDALGRVKEVIDASLGRTLRYTYDANGNRTSVTSAGLEHHYSYDALNLLRQAVDSAGQRTVISYDDLGRRTRITRSNGIATTYSYDAASQLLGIVHAKEGAVVAGSSYTYDAGGNRLSKTLADGTRESYIYDASDRLTGVDYGTQRSVRYTLDLLGNRTALREVTGGTNRQVNSAFNAFNQLERSFEGGVATEYGYDNNGNLLSETKAGQLVKQYGWDLDNRLRQVTLASGELHTFEYDATGLRTKQTTPAGSTQYLLDGATVLQEFSSTSPTPTSYLTHPQTTDEILSFQQAGSTYSPLTDALGSVVAIADQTGAVVRTNSYDAYGARTTSGSGPMLAFGYTGREHDSTGLNYHRDRYMDPKLGRWIQPDRLGMVDGANIYQYVRGNPTAYVDPSGKFGLLVGLAIVIIIIVAAFIFAGTVGRRMGENEDFNNLKRLRAVDIDVETCRTEIPSSDPNGMLDPDRLAALTAAAERAEIYVVDFGQSRESSAKHYIGRARGREILLSADLFRGSNTNNRKVAFIAEIQHVAGLYDEEAAQEELEQLLSIMELELPEGWRHGSDLSGG; encoded by the coding sequence ATGTTTCAGACGAAGAAGGTGTGGTTCCAGACCACGTCCTCCCTGCTGACCCTGGTCACGCTGCAGTTCCTCTGCATGGGGGAGCTGCAGCGTGCGCAGGCCGCCGAGCGCGCCTACGGCCTGCGGCTCGCGCAGGCCGCGAAGAACCTGGGCATCGATCCGCTCCAGGTCTCGGATCCAGCGGCATATGACACGAAGCGGGGTGAGGAGACCGCGCGACGCCGGAAAGAGGCGCTGGCGGAGCTGGAGCGCCTCACGCGTGCGGACGAGCAGAAGGCCAGTAAGCTCCTGGCACAGGAGCAGGCCCGGCGCATCAAGCAGGCCACTCCGGATGCGGAGATTCGCGAGGAGGTGGCGCGCGCGCGGAGCCTGAAGCTCTCGCCCGCGGCCTTGCAGGAGCGGCTGGCGAAGCGGACGCCCGAGCTGGCCAAGGCGATGCGGCAGCGCGCCGCCACGGAGCGGCAGTCGGGCAGCCGGGGGAGCATGCTGGACCTGGGACGGCTCAAGCCTCTGAAGCCGAACCCTCCCGCTCCCCGGCGCAAGGGAACGCTGGGGCAGCGGACGCCCGAGCTGGACTCCTTCTACGCGTCACTGGAGGGAGAGTCCGTCTCCGTGGAGCTGGCGGATGGCAGCTCCGTGGCGCTGGAGACGGCGCTGGCGGGAGTTCCGCGCGCCCCCGTGCGGCTGGCCTCGGTGATGACGGACCTGGGGCTGCTGATGCCGTTGCTGGGCGTGCTCCCGGAGCCGGCTCCCGAGGATCTCGCGGAGACGCCCGAGACGCTGCGCAGCCCGGAGCTGAAGCTGCTGGCCCAGTCGCTGGGGAACCAGCCGCTCGCGCTCTACAACCACGTGCACACGAAGGTGAAGACCGAGCTGTACTACGGCTCCAAGAAGGGCGCGGCGGCGACGCTCGCCGAGGGCGCCGGCAATGACTTCGATCAGGCGTCCCTGCTCATCGCCCTGCTGCGCGAGGCGGGCGTTCCCGCACGCTACGAGTACACGACGGTGCGGCTCTCTGCGGCGCAGGCCCAGGCGCTCACAGGAGCGGTGGATGCGAGGACAGCCGCCTTCGTGCTGTCGTCCTCGGGCATCCCGGCGGCCCTCACGGAGGACGGCAAGGGTGTCCTCACCGAGCGCGCCTATGTCCGTGCGTACGTGGCGTACTCGGACTACCGAGGCACGGGCCGGGGAGGCGAGAACCTGTGGGTCCGGCTCGATCCGGGCCTGAAGCGCGTGCAGCACAGCCAGGGCGTGGACCTGCGAGGGCTCGTCTCCTTCGACTTCAATGCGTACCTGGGGGCGCTGACCTCCGACACACCGCGAGAGATCTTCGAGCGGCAGCTCCTGGACGCAGCCAAGCTGCGCAACCTGTGCAACACGCTGGATGACGCGCTGGCCAAGGCCACCGTGCAAGAAGACCTCTTCCGGCTGTTGCCGGCCGAGCACCCCGCGGAGCTGGTGTCGGAGCCCCTCCACTTCGCCAGGCCGCCCCAGAGCTTCCGACACACGGTCGAGCTGTCACTCGGAGGCGAGAAGGCCACGTTCGAGCTGGCGGAGCTGCAGGGGCCGCGGGTCGCGCTGCGCTATCCGGGAGCGACCCCAACGGATGAAGCCGCCATCCAGACGGCGGGGGGCATCACGGGAGTCCGGCCGTACGCGGTGCGCGTGGCCCCCTCCCTGAGGGTCAATGGCCAGGAGGCCAAGCGCTTCAGCGCGGTGATGCCGGGTGTGGAGCAGGAGCTCACCGTGAAGGTGACCATTCCGGGAGATGCTCCGGCGGTGGTGAAGCACTCGCTGATCGCGGGAGGTGTGTACGCGTTCATGGCGAGTGCGGGCGCCACGCCTGTGAGCCAGATCCAGGCGCTGCGGCAGCAGGCGCAGGGGCTGACGGGAGACGAGCGCGCGGAGTTCGAGGCCCACCTGGCCCTGGCGCTGTACTCGCACCACAAGGGAGCGGACGCGGCGCGGCTGTTCGGGCTTCAGCGCCACCGCGTGCTCCAGGACGTCATCGAGGGCACGGCGGGCAAGGAGCTGAAGGTGCAGCAGGTGAACGGCACGCCGCTCTCGCTGGCGCCGGGCAAGTACGTGCTGGACGTGGCGCGGGACTCGGTGACGCCGATGCCGATGGATGCGGACTTCCGCTACCAGGCGGGGCTGATGCGGCTGGCGGGCCACCATGGCAGCGCGCTCGAGCACAAGGTGTGGGAAGAGGTGATGTCCACCGTCTCGGTGTCCGCGGTGCGCATCATCCAGGCGTCGGCGAGCCAGGGCGTTCCCGTCTTCCGGATCACGCCGCAGGACTCGTCAGGCCGGGCCCTGCTTCAGGGCTTCTCGGACCTGACGATGAGCCGGGTGGATCAGGCGCTGGCAGCAGGTTGGCGGATCACCATCCCCCAGCACCCCACCAACTACCAGCAGTACATCAACCAGGAGGGCTACATCCTGGAGAACCCGGTGACGGGGGAGGGGGCCTACCTGATCGGCGAGCTGCTCAACGGCGGCAGCAACAGTGGACCGGGGGGCTCCAGCGGCTCCTCCGAGGGACCCGCCTGTGGCTGTGACGAGGCCGTGGTGAATTCCACGGTGAACATGGCCACTGGCAACCTGCGGGAGCAGTGGACGGATCTGACGCTCCCAGCGGTGGGGCTGCCCATCACCTGGCGCCGCACGTACGCCTCCCGAGGGAATGGGATGACGGAGCTAGGGTACGGGTGGATGCACAGCTACGGGATGTACCTTCGCCTCGAGCTGAACGGGAGCCTGACGTACATCACCGAGGACTGGCGCGAGGTGCGCTTCCAGAAATCGGGCTCGACGTTCACCGCGCCGCCGGGCTGGTACCTGACACTGACTGTGCTCTCGGATGGGTACAGGCTGCGGACGAAAGAGGGGCTGGTTTACGAGTTCAATTCGTCCAGGCGGCTGCGAAGTATCTCGGAGCCGGGTGGCAGCCGTGTCGACATCCTCTATGCGAACGGGCTCCCCTCCGAAGTGAGGGACTCTGACAATGAGGTGGCGCTGAGCTTTGGGTACACGGATGGGAAGCTCACGAAGGTGACGGATCGCGCGAACCGCACGGTGCGTTACGCCTACGAGGGTGACGATCTCGTCGGCGCCGTGGACGTGCTCAACAACATGGAGACGTACGCCTACGACGATGCGCACAACCTCGTTCGGCGGACCGACAAGCGAGGCAAGGTCTGGGTCACCCTCTACGACGCGCTGGATCGGTGGGTGGGAAGCATCAACCCGCTCGGCCATAAGGCCTCTGCGTTCTATGACACGGTGAACCGCCGTGCCGTCTACGTGGATCGGCTGGGGAACGAGTGGCAGCGCGAGCACAACGCGGCGGGGAATCCCGTGGTCCTCGTGGATCCGCTGGGCAATCGAACCGAGCGCCAATGGGATACGGCGCACAACCTCACGCAGGAGAAGGACGCGCGCAGCCTCGTCACCGAGCGCATCTATGACACGCGCGGCAACATGACCGAGCAGCGGGATCCCGATGGTCGGGTGACGAAGTACACCTATGACACGGCGTTCAACCAGGTGCTCACGGTGGAGGCAACGGGGCGGCCCAAGGTGACGAACACCTATGACACGGCAGGCCGGTTGAAGACCCGGACGGATGGCCTCGGGGTGGCGAGCTACGGCTACGACGCGCGCGGACGGCTGGAGACCTTCACGAAGCCGGGGCCTGCGGTGACCCGGATGACCTATGGGAGCAAAGGCCTCCCCCTGACGATGACGGATCCCCAGCAGGTGACCACGACGCTGACCTTCAACTCAGCGGGATACATCACCGAAACGAAGGACAGCGACAACAAGAAGCACACCTTCGAGGTAGACGCCGCGGGTCAGGTCACCGCGATGGTGGACGCGCTGAATGCTCGCTTCGAGTCCACCTACGATGCCGAAGGCCACCGGCTCACCACGAAGAACCCTTTGTTGGCAGTGACGACGTACACGTACGACGCGGTGGGGCGGGTGACGTCCGTCGAGGATGCGCTCAATGGGGTGAGCCGGACGGAGTACGACGCCAATGGCCGGGTGGTGGCGCTGGTGGATGCCCGGAACGCGCGGACGGTGATGCGCTATGACGCCGCCGGAAGGCACGTGGAGACGGTGCTGGCCAACGGAGCCAGTACCGTCCTGGGCTACTGTGCCGAGCTGACGACGCAGCCCTGCGTTCAGGTCGATGCCACAGGAGGCTTGTACCGGCGTGACTTCGACAGGATGGGCCGCGTGCTGTCCGAGGTCGACTCGCTGAAGCGTGAGAGCCGGTACGAGTACGACACCGCAGGGAGAATCAAGGCCAGCTCCGAGCTTGGCCAGGCGCCTACGACGTACGCTTACGGGTCCCATGGATTGCTGGAGAGGGTCACCAAAGGCGATCAGTCCATCACCTACGGATATGACGGGCGAGGGAACCGGACGTCCGTGACCGCAGGGAGCCAGCGGACGCAGTACCAGTACGACCTGGCCAACAGGCTGCAGTGGGAGAAGAACCCCCTCAATGTGGTGACGAGCTACGAGTATGACGGCGTAGGCAATCGCACAGCGAAGGTGGATGGCAATAGCAGGCGGACCACCTATGCCTACGACGGCAACCGGCGCCTGAAGAGCGTGACCTTCGAGGATGGGAGCACCTACCAGTACGACTACGACGAGGCGGGGCGCCGGACGCTCGAGAAGAATGGGACCCATGCACGAACCCTCGAGTACGACGCCCTGGGCCGTGTGAAGGAGGTCATCGACGCCAGCCTGGGACGGACGCTCCGCTACACCTACGACGCCAACGGCAATCGCACGAGCGTCACGAGTGCGGGCTTGGAACATCACTATTCCTATGACGCGCTCAATCTGCTGAGGCAGGCCGTGGACAGCGCCGGCCAGCGGACGGTGATCAGCTACGACGATCTGGGACGCCGCACGCGCATCACACGCTCCAACGGCATCGCCACGACGTACTCCTACGATGCCGCGAGCCAACTGCTTGGCATCGTCCATGCCAAGGAAGGCGCGGTGGTGGCTGGCAGCTCCTATACGTACGATGCGGGAGGAAACCGGCTCTCCAAGACGCTCGCGGATGGGACCCGAGAGTCTTACATCTATGACGCATCCGACCGGCTGACGGGAGTGGACTACGGGACTCAGCGCAGCGTGAGGTACACGCTGGACCTGCTGGGAAACCGAACCGCGCTCCGTGAGGTGACTGGCGGGACGAACCGGCAGGTGAACAGCGCCTTCAACGCCTTCAACCAGCTCGAGAGGAGCTTCGAGGGCGGCGTGGCCACTGAGTACGGTTACGACAACAATGGCAACCTGCTGAGCGAGACCAAGGCAGGCCAACTGGTGAAGCAGTATGGCTGGGATCTCGACAACAGGTTGCGGCAGGTCACCCTGGCTTCAGGAGAGCTGCATACCTTCGAGTACGACGCCACGGGGCTTCGTACCAAGCAGACGACGCCAGCGGGTTCGACCCAGTACCTGCTCGACGGTGCGACCGTTCTCCAGGAGTTCTCCAGCACGAGCCCCACCCCGACGAGCTACCTGACCCACCCACAGACCACTGACGAGATCCTCAGCTTCCAGCAGGCAGGCAGCACCTACTCCCCCCTCACGGACGCGCTCGGCTCCGTTGTGGCCATCGCGGATCAGACGGGAGCCGTCGTGAGGACGAACTCCTACGATGCCTATGGGGCGAGGACCACGAGTGGGAGCGGGCCGATGCTGGCGTTCGGGTACACAGGGCGCGAGCACGACTCGACCGGGCTGAACTACCACCGCGACCGCTACATGGATCCGAAGCTAGGGCGGTGGATTCAGCCGGACAGGCTTGGGATGGTAGATGGAGCAAACATCTATCAGTACGTCCGTGGCAATCCCACGGCTTACGTCGACCCGAGCGGGAAGTTCGGTCTCCTGGTGGGCTTGGCGATCGTCATTATCATCATCGTCGCTGCTTTCATCTTCGCCGGGACCGTGGGGCGCCGCATGGGGGAGAACGAAGACTTCAATAACCTCAAGCGGTTGAGGGCCGTTGACATAGACGTGGAGACCTGTCGAACCGAGATACCTAGCTCCGATCCCAACGGAATGCTCGATCCTGACCGCCTCGCCGCTCTCACAGCAGCAGCGGAGCGAGCGGAGATCTATGTCGTGGATTTCGGCCAGTCCCGCGAGTCTTCGGCCAAGCATTACATCGGGCGGGCCCGAGGTAGGGAGATCTTGCTGAGCGCAGATCTCTTCCGGGGCTCCAACACGAATAATCGAAAGGTTGCCTTCATCGCGGAGATTCAGCATGTCGCCGGGCTCTATGATGAGGAGGCGGCGCAAGAAGAACTGGAGCAGTTGCTCAGCATCATGGAGCTCGAGTTGCCAGAGGGATGGAGGCATGGTTCCGATTTGTCCGGAGGCTGA